The following proteins are encoded in a genomic region of uncultured Hyphomonas sp.:
- a CDS encoding sulfotransferase family protein — protein sequence MTATTLPSAYRSKVLNETWTNFSVLRHGAFDGVLVTSKNSGTHWLKYMLAVALAETYGIEPPKYFSENAVRPYIGWPKDAPVFPQLPRLAFSHTIPHRLADWGWARSMASLPPYVLAVRHPMSILASHHAKWEYDIKVDWLTYLEGDPAGSRYRCDLYWLARFWNRWGDVLARHGESILVVHYEDTLKDPRKILEAVDRHWNLKLTPAAIDAALKAGTKDAMAEKVDPEAEPNVLQNRKTSLSDLFSGEALEIYQRKTGELFRHDLGYDLLSLPA from the coding sequence ATGACTGCGACGACTCTGCCTTCTGCTTACCGGTCCAAAGTGCTCAACGAGACCTGGACCAATTTTTCGGTCCTGCGCCATGGCGCGTTCGATGGCGTACTGGTCACCTCGAAGAATTCCGGCACGCACTGGCTGAAATACATGTTGGCGGTCGCGCTGGCGGAAACCTACGGAATCGAGCCGCCGAAGTATTTTTCTGAAAATGCTGTGCGGCCCTATATTGGCTGGCCGAAAGATGCGCCGGTCTTTCCGCAGCTGCCCCGGCTTGCCTTCAGCCACACCATTCCACACCGGCTGGCGGATTGGGGTTGGGCGCGCAGCATGGCCAGCTTGCCGCCCTATGTGCTGGCGGTGCGCCACCCGATGTCGATCCTGGCGAGCCACCACGCCAAATGGGAATATGACATCAAGGTCGACTGGCTGACCTATCTGGAAGGTGACCCGGCCGGGTCACGATACCGCTGCGATCTCTACTGGCTTGCCCGGTTCTGGAACCGCTGGGGCGATGTCCTGGCCCGCCATGGCGAGTCCATTCTGGTGGTCCACTACGAGGACACGCTGAAGGACCCGCGAAAGATCCTGGAAGCGGTGGACCGGCACTGGAACCTGAAGCTCACCCCGGCCGCGATCGATGCGGCCCTGAAGGCCGGGACGAAAGACGCGATGGCGGAAAAGGTCGACCCGGAAGCCGAGCCGAACGTCCTGCAGAACCGGAAGACCAGCCTGTCGGACCTGTTCTCAGGCGAGGCGCTCGAGATCTACCAGCGCAAGACCGGTGAGCTGTTCCGCCACGATCTGGGGTATGACCTGCTCAGCCTTCCGGCTTGA
- a CDS encoding glutathione S-transferase: MRRLILGNLNYSSWSIRPLMVARKVGLPVEEIIVPLDFPETTARLKEISPTAKVPLLIWDNQTVWESLAITEWIAEWAPPGDVWPEDPAARAVARAAASEMHAGFPELRGKCPMDIRGRELPPEMTDKLAADIDRIQELWSGLRGEFGRSGPFLFGKWSAADAFYLPVVTRFRTYGLPLSGAAADYSAAVLSDPDFLKLEEQAKAEPWWIKYGPDGRSSGFLKPEG; this comes from the coding sequence ATGAGACGCCTGATCCTCGGGAACCTCAACTATTCGAGCTGGTCGATCCGCCCGCTCATGGTGGCCCGGAAAGTGGGCCTGCCGGTGGAAGAAATCATCGTGCCGCTGGATTTTCCGGAAACCACGGCCCGCCTGAAGGAAATAAGCCCGACGGCAAAAGTGCCGCTCCTGATCTGGGACAACCAGACTGTCTGGGAAAGTCTCGCGATTACAGAATGGATCGCGGAATGGGCACCGCCCGGCGATGTCTGGCCGGAAGACCCGGCGGCGCGCGCCGTGGCCCGCGCCGCTGCCAGTGAGATGCATGCAGGCTTCCCGGAACTGCGCGGCAAATGTCCGATGGATATCAGGGGCCGCGAATTGCCGCCCGAAATGACCGACAAGCTCGCCGCCGATATCGACCGCATCCAGGAATTGTGGAGCGGCCTGCGGGGCGAGTTTGGCCGGAGCGGGCCATTCCTGTTCGGCAAATGGAGCGCGGCGGATGCTTTCTACCTGCCGGTCGTCACAAGGTTCCGGACCTATGGCCTGCCGCTCAGCGGCGCGGCTGCGGATTATTCCGCAGCCGTCCTGTCAGACCCGGACTTCCTGAAACTGGAAGAACAGGCAAAGGCAGAACCCTGGTGGATCAAATACGGCCCGGACGGACGATCCAGCGGGTTTCTCAAGCCGGAAGGCTGA
- a CDS encoding LytR C-terminal domain-containing protein, whose amino-acid sequence MIQHKRGGLLYAPAREFYNGQFVLLPQSMADTQAFLDLVLLHPEVLLENAQISVLNGTVEEGLASKAASRLRRLGFHVIEIGNYETETGNDVATTFLELAPTAKIPESKNFLESFFNTSVVRTSDKIPPERHD is encoded by the coding sequence ATGATCCAACACAAACGTGGAGGTCTTTTATATGCACCAGCTCGTGAATTTTATAATGGACAATTTGTTCTCTTGCCACAATCTATGGCAGACACACAAGCATTTCTTGATCTGGTTCTTCTCCATCCAGAAGTATTATTGGAAAATGCGCAAATTTCAGTATTGAATGGAACAGTCGAAGAAGGATTAGCAAGTAAAGCTGCCTCAAGATTACGTCGTCTTGGATTTCATGTAATTGAAATTGGAAACTATGAAACGGAGACTGGAAATGATGTGGCAACCACATTTCTTGAGTTAGCCCCAACGGCAAAAATTCCTGAAAGTAAAAATTTCCTAGAATCATTTTTTAATACTTCAGTTGTGCGTACTTCTGACAAGATTCCACCTGAAAGGCATGATTGA
- a CDS encoding PH domain-containing protein, translating to MKPKIIRIYRNPVTLFLQVLSLLIISDIFFLFIVIFIDFSPKESFLITTLTAKEEFFFVILFLQFALTFHIFIQWMFNYYWFEDNLLMCHQGVFLTSTQQYILPEVEAATFSKSLLGRIFNFGTVRLVFANREYCLRRISYPEDFLRIINEVKNSHKRL from the coding sequence ATGAAACCAAAAATAATTCGTATTTATAGAAATCCTGTAACCTTGTTTTTACAGGTGCTTTCATTATTGATCATTTCTGACATATTTTTTCTATTTATAGTAATTTTTATTGATTTTTCCCCGAAAGAAAGTTTTTTAATAACTACACTAACGGCTAAAGAAGAATTCTTTTTTGTAATTTTATTTTTGCAGTTTGCACTTACGTTTCACATATTTATTCAATGGATGTTCAATTATTATTGGTTTGAAGATAATTTACTGATGTGTCATCAAGGTGTTTTTTTAACCAGTACTCAGCAATATATATTACCAGAGGTGGAAGCGGCAACTTTCTCTAAAAGTTTATTAGGAAGGATTTTTAATTTTGGAACGGTACGACTTGTATTTGCAAATCGAGAATATTGTTTACGTCGAATTTCTTATCCTGAAGATTTTCTTCGGATAATTAATGAAGTTAAAAATAGTCACAAGCGCTTATAA
- the pyrF gene encoding orotidine-5'-phosphate decarboxylase, which yields MTSFADRLIDATRRHGPLCAGVDPHAGRIPALFGGDTPEGIEAWGLAIVGACEGRVACIKPQVALFERHGPDGMKALQKVASAAKEAGLIVLMDAKRGDIGSTAEGYAAAYLGKDAPFHSDALTVNPYMGLDTLEPYVREGEANGKGVIVLVRTSNPGSADFQSKDLEGAPLYARVGEALQPLAERLMGQSGWSGLMMVTGATGPAEARAIRALAPKSLFLVPGYGAQGAPAADAMAGFVKGPAGLEGGVVSASRSVNFPAGTETAADVETWTSTVQAAIADAQADLKGVLAVV from the coding sequence ATGACTTCATTTGCAGATCGTCTGATCGATGCCACCCGCCGGCATGGGCCGCTTTGCGCCGGCGTTGATCCGCATGCGGGGCGGATACCGGCCCTGTTTGGCGGAGATACGCCGGAAGGCATTGAGGCCTGGGGCCTTGCCATCGTCGGCGCTTGTGAAGGACGCGTCGCGTGCATCAAGCCGCAGGTAGCCTTGTTCGAACGGCACGGTCCGGACGGCATGAAGGCCCTGCAGAAAGTCGCATCAGCCGCGAAAGAAGCGGGCCTCATCGTCCTGATGGATGCCAAGCGCGGCGATATCGGCTCAACCGCTGAAGGCTATGCCGCGGCTTATCTCGGCAAGGATGCGCCGTTCCATTCTGACGCCCTGACCGTGAACCCGTATATGGGCCTCGACACGCTGGAGCCTTATGTACGTGAGGGTGAAGCGAACGGGAAGGGGGTGATCGTGCTGGTGCGCACATCCAATCCCGGGTCTGCGGACTTCCAGTCGAAGGATCTCGAAGGCGCGCCGCTCTATGCGCGGGTTGGTGAAGCGCTTCAGCCGCTGGCAGAGCGCCTGATGGGCCAGTCCGGATGGTCTGGCCTGATGATGGTGACCGGTGCGACCGGCCCCGCCGAAGCGCGGGCGATCCGGGCGCTGGCGCCGAAATCACTCTTCCTTGTACCGGGTTATGGCGCGCAGGGCGCCCCCGCTGCCGACGCAATGGCTGGGTTCGTGAAAGGCCCTGCAGGACTTGAAGGCGGCGTCGTTTCTGCGTCCCGTTCAGTGAACTTCCCGGCAGGTACGGAAACGGCTGCAGATGTCGAGACATGGACCTCGACCGTCCAGGCCGCGATTGCGGATGCTCAGGCCGACCTGAAAGGTGTCCTGGCTGTGGTGTGA
- a CDS encoding bL21 family ribosomal protein, with amino-acid sequence MIAVAKIGGHQAIVKVGDTLEVDKLSVEAGKKIKFDTLLVSEEDGKNFQIGNAIT; translated from the coding sequence ATGATTGCAGTTGCAAAAATTGGCGGACATCAAGCTATTGTGAAAGTAGGAGATACACTTGAAGTAGACAAGCTTTCTGTGGAAGCAGGAAAGAAAATTAAATTCGATACACTTCTTGTGAGTGAAGAAGATGGAAAAAATTTTCAGATAGGAAACGCCATTACTTGA
- the tsaD gene encoding tRNA (adenosine(37)-N6)-threonylcarbamoyltransferase complex transferase subunit TsaD, translating into MTRPLTLLGIETSCDETAAAVIRLAPGGEVQILSEKVHTQLEEHAPYLGVVPEIAARAHAELADQTVAAAMADSGLTYSDLDAVAATSGPGLIGGVLVGMMTGKAIAQAAGKPFLAVNHLEGHALSPRLTHDCPFPYLLLLVSGGHCQFLEVRGLGDYHRLGSTIDDAAGEAFDKTAKLLGLGFPGGPAVERIGMAGNPKAIDFPRPLLNRPGLDMSFAGLKTAVARAAEAEELTEARMADICASFQAAIVDVLSEKARRALEAFTPGDGTGKRFVVAGGVASNKAIRAGLEKVSEDARAVLIAPPMRHCTDNAAMIALAGAERLAGGLEDEAGDLGAGARPRWPLDEAAAKSDPAYTTGRRGAKA; encoded by the coding sequence ATGACCCGTCCCCTGACCCTTCTCGGCATTGAAACCAGCTGCGACGAGACCGCTGCGGCAGTGATCCGCCTCGCGCCGGGCGGCGAGGTGCAGATCCTGTCCGAAAAGGTGCATACGCAGTTGGAAGAGCATGCCCCATATCTTGGCGTGGTGCCGGAGATTGCGGCGCGGGCACATGCCGAACTCGCCGATCAGACGGTTGCGGCGGCCATGGCGGACTCCGGCCTGACCTATTCAGATCTCGACGCTGTGGCGGCAACCTCGGGCCCGGGCCTGATCGGCGGGGTTCTCGTCGGCATGATGACCGGCAAGGCCATCGCGCAGGCGGCGGGAAAACCGTTCCTGGCGGTCAATCACCTGGAAGGTCATGCACTCAGCCCGCGGCTGACACACGACTGCCCCTTCCCTTATCTGTTGCTGCTGGTGTCCGGCGGTCACTGCCAGTTCCTGGAAGTGCGGGGCCTTGGCGACTACCACCGTCTCGGCTCGACAATTGATGACGCAGCCGGGGAAGCCTTCGACAAGACCGCAAAACTGCTGGGGCTTGGATTCCCCGGCGGGCCAGCCGTTGAGCGCATTGGCATGGCAGGTAACCCAAAAGCTATCGATTTTCCCCGGCCGCTCCTGAACCGGCCCGGTCTCGACATGAGCTTTGCGGGGCTGAAGACAGCCGTCGCCCGCGCCGCAGAGGCAGAAGAGCTGACGGAGGCGCGAATGGCCGATATCTGCGCTAGCTTTCAGGCGGCGATCGTGGATGTCCTGTCGGAAAAAGCACGCCGGGCGCTTGAAGCGTTCACGCCGGGCGATGGTACCGGTAAGCGATTTGTCGTGGCTGGCGGCGTTGCATCGAACAAGGCAATCCGGGCCGGACTGGAAAAAGTATCTGAGGACGCCAGGGCGGTGCTGATTGCCCCGCCGATGCGCCACTGCACCGATAACGCCGCGATGATTGCCCTGGCTGGAGCGGAACGGCTGGCAGGTGGCCTCGAAGACGAGGCAGGTGACCTTGGCGCCGGGGCGAGACCGCGCTGGCCGCTCGATGAAGCGGCGGCGAAGTCCGATCCGGCCTATACGACGGGACGCCGGGGCGCCAAGGCCTGA
- a CDS encoding FtsX-like permease family protein, whose product MLMFHAQNPDVIPLAQDELKQLLRENHRLRDSVDDDFRIMDAGSMVSSATESTDTMSFLLTSVAIIVLLVSGIGIMNVMFVTVAERTKEIGIMKAIGARQQDILCTVLV is encoded by the coding sequence ATGTTAATGTTTCATGCACAAAATCCAGACGTAATTCCGCTCGCACAGGATGAATTAAAACAATTATTGCGAGAAAATCACCGTTTACGAGATTCTGTAGATGATGATTTTCGAATTATGGATGCAGGATCGATGGTTTCAAGTGCGACAGAATCTACTGACACAATGTCGTTTTTACTTACTTCAGTAGCAATTATTGTACTTCTGGTTTCAGGAATTGGAATCATGAATGTAATGTTTGTAACTGTTGCAGAACGAACCAAAGAGATTGGAATCATGAAAGCAATTGGTGCACGACAACAAGATATTTTATGTACAGTTCTTGTTTAG
- a CDS encoding serine protease, which translates to MGTAFAVNRKGQWITARHVVDGCDSVGLLVAPGQYVPVESVTLDPDHDLALISTGRSPNPVELDLATPLRIGSTGYHVGYPQGRPGEVATRLMSRSNLITRGRLENSEPILAWAEFGRTRGLDGTLGGISGGPVFDAQGRVRGVIVAESPRRGRIYTTAPDSVEAFLTRLNVSPENGPAEAFDEETYGPRSDNARRLLQVVKVACKVTP; encoded by the coding sequence ATTGGCACAGCCTTCGCTGTGAACCGGAAAGGGCAGTGGATCACCGCCCGGCATGTGGTCGATGGGTGCGATTCTGTCGGACTGCTCGTGGCGCCCGGCCAGTATGTTCCGGTGGAGTCCGTCACCCTCGATCCGGACCATGACCTCGCTCTGATCTCCACGGGCCGCAGCCCGAACCCGGTCGAGCTTGATCTGGCGACGCCGCTTCGCATCGGCAGTACCGGGTATCATGTCGGCTACCCGCAAGGACGGCCGGGCGAAGTTGCAACCAGATTGATGTCCCGGTCCAATCTGATCACGCGTGGCCGGCTCGAGAATTCCGAACCGATCCTCGCCTGGGCCGAGTTCGGCCGGACCCGCGGTCTCGATGGCACGCTGGGCGGCATCTCGGGCGGCCCGGTGTTCGATGCGCAGGGGCGTGTCCGCGGCGTGATCGTGGCGGAGAGTCCGCGCCGGGGCCGTATCTACACAACCGCGCCAGACTCGGTCGAAGCTTTCCTGACCCGCCTCAATGTCAGTCCGGAAAACGGACCGGCCGAGGCGTTCGATGAAGAAACCTACGGGCCGCGCTCCGACAATGCCAGGCGTCTGTTGCAAGTGGTGAAGGTAGCCTGCAAGGTAACGCCATGA
- a CDS encoding TetR/AcrR family transcriptional regulator, whose product MNDTTDTRQQILDAAIERILHYGYAKTTMSEIAKDCGMSAGNIYRFFASKLDIAEALARKFNGEMYQAYASIAREKKPAPERLREFFDYGMVSTYQAIEAKAKILEVAEVLADERPLYMNEQMAQERVYLVQILEDGIRDGVFRPLERLDETAEFMQAALMKFRFPQLFSHLTLPKLKRELTGVLDLILAGLSKDASVL is encoded by the coding sequence ATGAACGATACGACAGATACCCGCCAGCAGATCCTGGACGCCGCCATCGAGCGGATCCTGCATTATGGTTACGCCAAGACGACGATGTCGGAGATTGCCAAGGATTGCGGCATGTCCGCCGGCAACATCTATCGTTTCTTCGCGTCGAAGCTGGATATCGCCGAAGCACTGGCGCGAAAGTTCAATGGCGAGATGTATCAGGCCTACGCGTCGATCGCCCGTGAGAAGAAGCCGGCGCCTGAGCGCCTCCGGGAGTTCTTCGATTACGGGATGGTCAGCACCTATCAGGCGATTGAGGCCAAAGCAAAGATTCTTGAAGTCGCTGAGGTCCTGGCGGATGAGCGGCCGCTATACATGAATGAGCAGATGGCGCAGGAGCGCGTTTATCTGGTGCAGATTCTCGAAGACGGAATCCGCGATGGCGTTTTCCGGCCCCTGGAGCGGCTCGACGAGACGGCGGAGTTCATGCAGGCCGCGCTCATGAAATTCCGGTTCCCCCAGCTGTTTTCCCACCTGACCCTGCCGAAGCTGAAGCGGGAGCTGACGGGCGTTCTCGACCTGATCCTCGCCGGTTTGTCGAAGGATGCGTCTGTTCTGTGA
- a CDS encoding LCP family protein, producing MDIPIYYSSGLLEKTEQGGHLSDSIMIVSINPVRPSISVLSLPRDLYISSKVGDRKINEIYAAAQYKHGEPKGLEIVKDAISKFTGIEIHYGAVVDFALFRDSVDLLGGVDVFVPQDINDEHYPDENFGYQTFVIRRGLQHLNGDMALKYARSRKTTSDYDRARRQQDLTLAIRQKIESNGWGRKFSEIT from the coding sequence ATGGACATACCAATTTATTATTCCTCGGGGTTGCTGGAAAAAACTGAACAAGGGGGACATCTTTCAGACTCGATTATGATCGTTTCTATAAACCCAGTGCGTCCTAGTATTTCTGTTTTAAGCTTGCCTCGAGATCTGTATATTTCATCAAAAGTAGGTGATCGAAAAATAAATGAAATATATGCTGCTGCACAATATAAACACGGTGAGCCAAAAGGATTAGAAATTGTAAAAGACGCTATTTCAAAGTTTACTGGAATTGAAATTCATTATGGTGCAGTTGTCGACTTTGCATTATTTAGAGATAGCGTTGATTTACTTGGTGGAGTAGATGTATTCGTTCCACAGGATATAAATGATGAACATTATCCAGATGAAAACTTTGGATATCAAACATTTGTTATTCGTCGCGGACTACAACATCTGAATGGTGATATGGCATTAAAATATGCGCGAAGTCGAAAAACTACTTCTGATTATGATCGAGCAAGACGTCAACAAGATTTAACACTCGCAATTCGACAAAAAATCGAATCAAATGGATGGGGTAGAAAATTCTCAGAAATTACGTGA
- a CDS encoding PQQ-dependent dehydrogenase, methanol/ethanol family, translating into MAAWSRIFLAGSALAMLAACGPKETAPEPEEKGFAAVDTARIQTASAGAEWLTYGGTYDEQRHSSLDAVNKDNVDQLGVAWTFDLATNRGVEVTPVVVDGVMFVTSAWSVVYALDAKTGELIWEHDPDVDRAVGVNACCDVVNRGVAVYDGKIYVGIIDGRLQALDAKTGDLVWEKVTVDQSKPYTITGAPRVVDGKVLIGNGGAELGVRGYISAYDAETGDKIWRFYTVPNPQKQPDGEASDGAFEQVGNVTWGDEGAWVTDGGGGTVWDSIVYDEVNDQIIFGVGNGSPWNRTFRDPSGGDNLFLSSIVAVDVNTGEYKWHFQTTPGDNWDYTATQTIILAELPLGPDGASRRVAMQAPKNGFFYVIDAATGEFISGDAFGPMNWATGLDENGRPIEIAEARYGKEPYQQLPGPLGAHNWHPMAYNPDLALAYIPAQEIPQAYAEDPLFFSKDTAWNTGADFAAGVPPIAPPEVAKFLRSTLKGRLIAWDPVARAPRWTVEHGNAWNGGVLSTAGGLVFQGKLNGHFVAYDAATGEALWDYNVKSGAGAGPGTYMIDGEQYVTIATGWGSAFALAAGFAYDDKVPSTVGKVVTFKLGSTGEIADADLTPIDRTPKAESFGTEAQLAEGVVDFSRNCAVCHGPLAVSSGVLPDLRWSAISADPEAWKGVVLDGHFSANGMVSFAEYLSEENVEAIRAYVLAQAHAAVAADGDGAE; encoded by the coding sequence ATGGCCGCTTGGAGTCGTATTTTTCTGGCAGGATCTGCGCTGGCAATGCTGGCTGCATGTGGTCCAAAGGAAACAGCCCCTGAACCGGAAGAAAAAGGATTTGCAGCGGTCGACACCGCGCGGATTCAAACGGCGTCAGCCGGGGCCGAATGGCTGACTTATGGCGGTACCTATGACGAGCAGCGCCACTCGTCGCTGGATGCGGTCAACAAGGACAATGTCGATCAGCTGGGCGTTGCCTGGACGTTTGACCTTGCAACCAATCGTGGTGTGGAAGTCACGCCGGTCGTTGTCGATGGCGTGATGTTCGTTACGTCCGCCTGGTCGGTTGTTTACGCGCTGGACGCCAAGACGGGCGAGCTGATTTGGGAACACGATCCGGATGTCGACCGGGCTGTCGGTGTGAACGCCTGTTGTGACGTCGTGAACCGCGGCGTCGCGGTTTATGACGGGAAGATCTATGTCGGCATCATTGACGGTCGCCTTCAGGCGCTGGACGCGAAGACGGGCGACCTCGTCTGGGAGAAGGTGACGGTCGACCAGTCCAAGCCCTACACAATCACCGGTGCCCCGCGCGTTGTGGATGGCAAGGTGCTGATCGGGAATGGCGGCGCGGAACTCGGCGTACGCGGATATATCTCCGCCTATGATGCTGAGACCGGCGACAAGATCTGGCGCTTCTATACGGTGCCGAACCCGCAGAAGCAGCCGGACGGCGAAGCGTCTGATGGCGCCTTTGAACAGGTTGGCAATGTAACCTGGGGCGATGAAGGCGCCTGGGTCACCGATGGCGGTGGCGGCACGGTCTGGGATTCGATCGTCTATGACGAAGTGAACGACCAGATCATTTTCGGCGTTGGCAATGGATCGCCATGGAACCGGACGTTCCGCGACCCGTCCGGCGGGGACAATCTCTTCCTGTCGTCCATCGTCGCGGTCGATGTGAACACCGGCGAATACAAGTGGCACTTCCAGACCACGCCCGGCGACAACTGGGACTATACCGCCACGCAGACGATCATCCTGGCTGAGCTGCCGCTCGGGCCGGACGGCGCAAGCCGCCGGGTCGCCATGCAGGCACCGAAGAATGGTTTCTTCTATGTGATCGACGCGGCCACGGGCGAGTTCATTTCCGGCGACGCCTTCGGACCGATGAACTGGGCGACCGGTCTCGACGAGAACGGGCGGCCGATCGAGATCGCCGAGGCACGCTATGGCAAGGAACCTTACCAGCAGCTGCCGGGTCCGCTCGGTGCACACAACTGGCATCCGATGGCCTACAATCCGGACCTCGCGCTGGCCTATATTCCGGCTCAGGAAATTCCGCAGGCCTACGCCGAAGACCCGCTGTTCTTCTCCAAGGATACCGCGTGGAACACAGGTGCCGACTTTGCTGCCGGTGTGCCGCCGATTGCACCGCCGGAAGTGGCCAAGTTCCTGCGCTCGACCCTGAAGGGTCGCCTGATCGCCTGGGATCCTGTAGCCCGCGCGCCGCGCTGGACTGTAGAGCATGGCAACGCCTGGAATGGCGGCGTGCTGTCGACTGCTGGCGGCCTGGTCTTCCAGGGCAAGCTGAACGGCCATTTCGTGGCGTATGACGCTGCCACCGGTGAGGCACTGTGGGACTACAATGTGAAGTCCGGCGCCGGCGCCGGACCGGGCACCTACATGATTGATGGCGAACAGTATGTGACCATTGCCACCGGCTGGGGCAGCGCATTCGCCCTGGCGGCCGGCTTTGCCTATGACGACAAAGTACCGTCGACCGTCGGCAAAGTGGTGACTTTCAAACTGGGCAGCACAGGTGAGATTGCCGATGCAGACCTGACGCCGATTGATCGCACACCGAAAGCGGAATCATTCGGAACGGAAGCTCAGCTTGCGGAAGGCGTTGTCGATTTTTCCCGCAACTGTGCGGTCTGTCACGGCCCGCTGGCCGTCAGCTCCGGTGTGCTGCCGGACCTGCGCTGGTCGGCCATCTCGGCGGATCCTGAAGCCTGGAAGGGTGTCGTTCTGGACGGGCACTTCTCAGCCAATGGCATGGTCTCGTTTGCTGAATATCTCAGCGAGGAAAATGTCGAAGCGATCCGGGCCTATGTCCTGGCGCAGGCTCATGCAGCTGTTGCGGCAGACGGTGACGGGGCGGAGTAA
- a CDS encoding YciI family protein gives MPLFCLHCLDKTEGGAEARAKARPDHLAWAAGLGSCVRMAGPLLDDSGNMVGSLFLIEADDLEAAKAIHAQDPYVTGGVFGHVHIHETRWAIGEGKPT, from the coding sequence ATGCCCCTCTTCTGCCTGCACTGCCTCGACAAAACCGAAGGCGGCGCCGAAGCCCGCGCCAAAGCCCGGCCCGACCATCTCGCATGGGCTGCAGGCCTTGGGTCTTGTGTCCGCATGGCCGGACCGCTGCTGGATGACAGCGGCAACATGGTCGGCTCTCTTTTCCTGATCGAAGCGGATGATCTCGAGGCGGCAAAGGCAATCCACGCACAGGACCCGTATGTCACCGGAGGCGTCTTCGGTCACGTCCACATCCATGAAACGCGTTGGGCCATCGGTGAAGGCAAACCCACATGA
- the ruvA gene encoding Holliday junction branch migration protein RuvA, with the protein MIGFLSGTVTAISPQKILVLTSGGVGYNVIPAGSLLTNVHEGDTFSATIFTIVREQEITLYGFGSDVEKNLFEKLINVSGIGPKTAIAMVSTPVEQFQNAVSQGDVAFLTKIPGLREKNSRTIDC; encoded by the coding sequence ATGATTGGTTTTCTGTCTGGTACCGTTACTGCTATTTCTCCACAAAAAATTCTTGTACTTACTTCTGGTGGAGTTGGATACAATGTCATTCCAGCTGGATCATTGCTGACGAATGTTCACGAAGGAGATACTTTTTCTGCTACGATTTTTACAATCGTACGAGAACAGGAAATTACGCTCTATGGATTTGGTTCAGATGTTGAAAAGAATTTATTTGAAAAACTTATCAACGTCTCTGGAATCGGTCCCAAAACTGCAATTGCAATGGTTTCTACGCCCGTGGAACAATTTCAAAATGCTGTATCACAAGGCGATGTTGCGTTTTTAACTAAAATTCCTGGTTTAAGGGAAAAAAACAGCAGAACGATTGATTGTTGA